One stretch of Chloroflexota bacterium DNA includes these proteins:
- a CDS encoding AAA family ATPase: protein MIEGLRETILKFTAEGKDMLSVIVGQEDTKERILASLLAGHHILIEGPPGVGKTTMAKHIAAAMPPITVVKDCPYHCHPERPVCPRCKVRATAGEKLEGVTISGEQRFVRLQGSPDLTAEDLLGDIDPSQAFKYGPQDYRAFVPGKLLKGNRGIVFFDELNRVTEKLQNALLQVLEEGIATIGPYDVDYPADFVMIATMNPRERAGVEELSDVLLDRFDVVKMSYPESLEREKEIVTRYGLSMDGVAVPQKVLDAIVTLVRATREEPWIKEMDQSASVRATLSLYEKVQALARLGGRSEASLDDIRKAASSSLGSRIKPSPESRFYDEPFDLIDELVKNVLEVQQ from the coding sequence ATGATTGAAGGACTAAGGGAAACCATCCTGAAGTTCACCGCCGAGGGCAAGGATATGCTTTCGGTGATTGTCGGGCAGGAAGACACCAAAGAGCGCATTCTTGCCTCGCTGCTTGCTGGCCATCACATACTGATTGAGGGCCCTCCGGGTGTGGGCAAGACCACTATGGCCAAGCACATTGCTGCGGCGATGCCTCCCATAACTGTGGTTAAGGACTGCCCCTATCACTGCCATCCCGAAAGACCTGTCTGCCCCCGGTGCAAGGTAAGAGCCACCGCCGGTGAAAAGCTGGAGGGGGTCACAATTAGCGGCGAGCAGAGATTCGTCCGCTTGCAAGGCTCTCCTGACCTCACTGCCGAGGACCTTCTGGGAGATATCGATCCCAGCCAGGCCTTCAAATACGGCCCCCAGGACTATCGCGCCTTTGTGCCGGGGAAGCTTCTCAAGGGAAACAGGGGGATCGTTTTCTTCGATGAGCTGAACAGGGTGACAGAGAAGCTACAGAATGCTCTCCTCCAGGTCCTCGAAGAAGGCATCGCCACCATAGGCCCTTACGATGTAGACTACCCAGCCGACTTCGTGATGATCGCCACCATGAATCCCAGGGAGCGGGCTGGGGTAGAAGAGCTTTCCGACGTTCTCCTGGATAGATTTGATGTGGTCAAGATGAGCTACCCCGAGTCGTTGGAAAGGGAGAAAGAGATAGTCACCAGGTACGGTCTCAGCATGGATGGTGTGGCAGTACCGCAAAAGGTCCTCGATGCCATAGTTACCCTGGTACGGGCGACGCGCGAAGAGCCCTGGATAAAGGAGATGGACCAGTCAGCCAGCGTCAGAGCCACTCTTTCTCTCTATGAGAAGGTGCAGGCCCTGGCCAGGCTGGGCGGTCGCTCTGAGGCGAGCTTGGACGACATCAGAAAGGCGGCTTCCTCTTCTTTAGGCAGCCGGATCAAGCCCTCTCCAGAATCCAGATTTTACGACGAGCCCTTCGATTTGATCGATGAATTGGTAAAGAATGTTCTAGAGGTACAACAGTGA
- a CDS encoding ATP-binding protein: MAIAVSGKGGVGKTFTSSMLVKRLSEHGTVLAIDADPDSNLPEALGVTATKTVGAAREAIINAPARSKVASAKQEYLELSMHEAIEEFPQFDIVVMGRSEGEGCYCAVNHVIRQVIDSRARGYDFTVVDCHAGLEHLSRRTTRDVDIMLIVTDMTKNGILTARRIKELSQELSVQFGAILAVMNRVTDEGRPDAERMAKENGLDIAAYIPYEPLVAQFDLQGKPVTGIPRESPASLAIDGLCQKILSYA, encoded by the coding sequence ATTGCTATCGCCGTGTCGGGGAAAGGCGGAGTGGGTAAGACCTTCACATCATCCATGCTGGTCAAGCGACTCTCCGAACACGGTACTGTGCTGGCCATAGATGCCGATCCCGATTCCAATCTCCCTGAAGCCCTGGGGGTGACAGCGACCAAAACCGTGGGAGCAGCGCGGGAAGCCATTATCAATGCGCCGGCTCGCAGCAAGGTGGCCAGCGCCAAGCAGGAATATCTGGAATTATCCATGCACGAAGCCATTGAGGAGTTCCCCCAATTTGACATCGTTGTCATGGGCCGTTCTGAGGGAGAAGGTTGTTACTGCGCCGTAAATCACGTCATCCGCCAGGTAATAGACAGCCGGGCAAGAGGATATGATTTCACCGTGGTGGACTGTCATGCCGGGCTGGAGCACCTCAGCCGCCGCACCACCAGGGACGTTGACATTATGCTCATAGTCACTGACATGACGAAGAATGGCATACTGACGGCCAGGAGGATCAAGGAGCTATCCCAGGAGCTATCTGTCCAGTTCGGGGCCATCCTGGCGGTGATGAACAGGGTGACGGACGAGGGCCGGCCTGACGCGGAGCGAATGGCCAAGGAAAACGGGCTGGATATTGCCGCCTATATTCCCTATGAACCCCTGGTGGCGCAGTTCGACCTCCAGGGAAAACCGGTGACAGGCATCCCCAGAGAGTCCCCCGCTTCTCTGGCCATAGACGGCCTTTGCCAGAAGATTCTTAGCTATGCCTGA
- a CDS encoding type II toxin-antitoxin system Phd/YefM family antitoxin, protein MTTRIVTVSELKIKLAALMSELEERGVPFYITQYGKPKAVLARYDEYEALIKKVEDLEDLLAMKDSLSAPEEEAIGLEDYERRRAAGIRS, encoded by the coding sequence ATGACCACGCGTATTGTAACGGTTAGCGAACTCAAGATTAAATTGGCTGCTTTGATGTCTGAACTCGAAGAACGTGGAGTGCCTTTTTACATCACGCAGTATGGGAAGCCGAAGGCCGTGCTCGCCCGCTATGACGAATACGAGGCCCTAATCAAGAAGGTGGAGGATTTAGAGGACCTGCTTGCCATGAAGGACTCTTTATCGGCTCCAGAAGAGGAAGCGATCGGGTTAGAGGATTATGAACGGCGACGTGCAGCTGGCATACGAAGTTAG
- a CDS encoding type II toxin-antitoxin system RelE/ParE family toxin has product MNGDVQLAYEVSLRSRKVQRELDSLQESDHQRIVARLRALAGDPRPHGCEKLYDDIYRVRVGSFRIIYLIDEGSKRIEVGGIRRRNERTYKGFEDLFR; this is encoded by the coding sequence ATGAACGGCGACGTGCAGCTGGCATACGAAGTTAGCCTTCGCAGCAGGAAGGTTCAGCGGGAATTGGATAGCCTACAGGAGTCAGATCACCAGCGTATCGTAGCCAGACTTAGAGCCTTAGCAGGTGACCCCAGACCCCACGGATGTGAAAAGTTATACGATGACATATATCGGGTGAGGGTCGGGAGTTTCCGCATAATCTACCTCATTGATGAAGGAAGCAAGCGTATCGAGGTTGGGGGAATCCGTCGTCGCAATGAGAGAACCTACAAGGGGTTTGAGGATCTGTTTCGGTGA
- a CDS encoding VWA domain-containing protein, whose translation MNVVLGQMVNRLLREEILGTFNRLGPDRFSRLVFDGLQIEAEESQALLSSLCSGHHLLLLGPPGSGKTSVANNLSAILGDIEVVEGCPLHCSPKDASCPWCLDRKARGETLRSATLPAAERLVRVQGSGGLTVEDLIGDLDPEAALQEGIYSPRAFLPGKLLKANRSILLLDFIDRVPERVLNAVIYALQGSSISIGVLEQKVPLDTLVVATGGEAALRSLPLDLMDNFDVVRFGYVSDLDKQKEIVAGHLRHSTDSLAEPVMEKAIRIVDETRGHDEVERGVGTRGMIKYAEILAQLPQLQYQSEDEMLSEGAVVSLPHRLKLAPEVDLPGKREQIIDQVVSKITGKEKAKKDLATLTKQDVLALVEEIVKEEKFRKPLKYGAFDLLLRRIKRFPESKLAQLYREIASRLPELYPERYKADNLDAELLAEIEEYRKEKERIANILEREALAKTLKFLEEEDILQRTSSGWTLSQRGINVLLERLTPRLDEGAYLYGYGRHSAGKKLTLGEGKVVGARRFRFGDKYRDISFRDTIKEAIRNRRQQITREDIIVSTKDIRTRMDIVLVVDLSGTMLQLDKFWFAKQSAIALSLAAAAYKDRVAIVSFSNLAEVVVDLTTNPHKVTRRVLDLDLHENAFTNIGYGLLKACELLEHHPKGRAKQHIILISDGDATAPHPTPQKYALRQAALVARRGITISCICINQRSADPELMRRIAKTGKGRIYLIGAEELPAALLEEAAAARISY comes from the coding sequence ATGAACGTGGTGTTGGGGCAGATGGTAAACAGGTTGCTTAGAGAAGAGATTCTGGGCACTTTCAACAGGCTGGGACCGGACAGGTTCAGCCGTCTGGTCTTCGATGGCCTCCAGATAGAGGCAGAGGAGAGTCAGGCTTTGCTCAGCAGCCTGTGCAGCGGTCATCACCTGTTACTCCTCGGCCCGCCCGGCAGTGGCAAGACCAGTGTGGCCAATAACCTCTCCGCTATCCTCGGTGACATCGAGGTGGTGGAGGGCTGCCCCCTGCATTGTTCACCCAAAGACGCTTCTTGCCCCTGGTGCCTGGACAGAAAAGCGAGGGGTGAGACTCTTCGCAGCGCCACCCTGCCTGCAGCCGAGCGGCTGGTGAGGGTACAGGGGAGTGGGGGGCTGACGGTGGAAGACCTGATCGGAGACCTTGATCCTGAGGCGGCGCTCCAGGAGGGCATCTACTCTCCCAGGGCCTTTCTGCCTGGCAAGCTGCTGAAGGCCAACAGAAGCATATTGCTGCTCGATTTCATTGATAGGGTCCCCGAAAGAGTCCTCAACGCGGTGATCTATGCCCTCCAGGGCAGCTCCATCTCCATTGGCGTGCTGGAGCAGAAGGTACCCCTGGACACGCTGGTGGTGGCCACTGGCGGGGAGGCAGCCTTGCGGTCGTTACCCCTGGATTTGATGGACAACTTCGATGTCGTCCGCTTTGGCTACGTCAGCGACTTGGATAAACAGAAGGAAATCGTTGCCGGCCACCTCAGACACAGCACAGACAGCCTGGCTGAGCCAGTGATGGAGAAGGCCATCAGGATTGTTGATGAGACAAGGGGGCACGATGAGGTGGAACGGGGAGTGGGGACGCGGGGAATGATCAAATACGCCGAGATTCTGGCCCAGCTCCCTCAACTGCAATACCAGTCCGAGGATGAAATGCTGTCCGAGGGCGCAGTGGTTTCGCTGCCCCACCGCCTCAAACTGGCTCCTGAGGTTGATCTGCCCGGAAAGAGGGAGCAGATCATCGACCAGGTGGTCAGCAAGATAACAGGTAAGGAGAAGGCCAAGAAAGACCTGGCCACCTTGACCAAACAGGACGTTCTGGCTCTGGTAGAGGAGATCGTCAAGGAGGAGAAGTTCAGGAAGCCGCTGAAGTATGGCGCCTTCGATCTCCTGTTGAGGAGGATCAAGCGCTTCCCTGAATCCAAGCTGGCCCAGCTTTACCGGGAGATTGCCAGCCGTTTGCCAGAGCTTTATCCTGAGCGCTACAAGGCTGACAACCTCGATGCTGAGCTGCTGGCAGAGATCGAGGAGTACAGGAAAGAGAAGGAGAGGATAGCCAATATTCTTGAGCGAGAGGCGCTGGCCAAGACCCTCAAGTTCCTGGAAGAAGAGGATATCTTGCAGCGCACCAGCAGCGGGTGGACGCTGAGCCAGCGCGGCATTAACGTCCTCCTGGAGAGGCTGACGCCCAGGTTGGACGAAGGTGCCTACCTCTATGGCTACGGGAGGCACAGCGCCGGCAAGAAGCTGACGCTGGGGGAGGGCAAGGTGGTGGGTGCCCGGCGGTTCCGTTTTGGCGATAAGTATCGCGATATCTCTTTTCGGGACACCATAAAAGAGGCCATCCGTAATCGGAGACAGCAAATTACCAGAGAAGACATCATCGTTAGTACCAAAGACATCCGTACCCGGATGGACATAGTCCTGGTCGTAGACCTCTCAGGCACCATGCTTCAACTGGACAAGTTCTGGTTTGCTAAACAGAGTGCCATTGCCCTGTCGCTGGCTGCCGCCGCCTATAAAGATAGAGTAGCCATAGTCTCATTCTCCAATCTGGCTGAGGTCGTTGTTGACCTGACCACGAATCCGCATAAGGTGACTCGCCGGGTGCTCGACCTCGATCTACATGAGAACGCCTTCACCAACATTGGCTACGGCCTGCTGAAGGCCTGTGAGTTGCTGGAGCACCATCCCAAGGGAAGGGCAAAACAGCACATCATCCTTATCTCTGATGGTGATGCCACCGCCCCTCACCCCACCCCACAGAAGTACGCCCTCAGGCAAGCTGCCCTGGTAGCCCGCCGTGGCATTACCATATCTTGCATCTGTATCAACCAGCGGTCGGCTGACCCAGAGCTGATGCGAAGGATTGCCAAGACAGGAAAGGGAAGGATTTATCTTATCGGAGCTGAGGAGTTGCCTGCTGCTTTGCTTGAAGAGGCGGCTGCTGCCCGTATTTCGTACTGA
- the cdhC gene encoding CO dehydrogenase/CO-methylating acetyl-CoA synthase complex subunit beta — translation MAIPEEEAVTKLPQGRIFQLPTDLDHLWDGLDDIGLGLRWLSEVKKADMHLELGGPKWDYKMFSIFYIEEDPEKVKDGEVKLIGPDIPEVKPGTSLPGGFTIRVYGKELTPGHQGYVSRQIGTALQGIEGFMLFGSPDGLWIRINKEVADRLTFAKISQFCYATAKTLIPQVDAVAFFWAVGAPEVGGVEMIDPLVEWAKEKFKIISAKELYDDEDVDTFYGCTICKSLAPNHACVLTPSSLPYCGIIGYDSAKVTAELDPEGYVFTIPKGECLDPEVGHYSGVDEAIWERCNHLVKRVHIYSSIKYPTTNCGCFEAASFYIPEVDGIGLAMRRYTKMTPLGIKFSTLAGQISGGSQNHGFKGLSIAGMGSKNFLRGDGGWNRIVWMPAELKREIADVIPEEVYDKIVTDEETIDPLELKELLVKRGHPIVKMFWKDGQPQPLKLPLPGEDWPDD, via the coding sequence ATGGCAATTCCAGAGGAAGAAGCAGTAACAAAACTCCCACAGGGAAGGATATTCCAGTTGCCGACCGATCTCGACCATCTGTGGGATGGGCTGGACGATATCGGACTGGGCCTGAGATGGTTGAGCGAGGTCAAGAAGGCTGACATGCATCTCGAGCTGGGTGGGCCGAAGTGGGACTACAAGATGTTTTCCATCTTCTACATTGAGGAAGACCCGGAGAAGGTGAAAGACGGTGAGGTGAAACTGATCGGGCCAGACATACCAGAAGTCAAGCCTGGCACTTCGCTGCCCGGCGGGTTCACCATAAGGGTCTATGGCAAGGAATTGACTCCGGGGCACCAGGGATATGTATCGAGGCAGATAGGGACAGCGCTGCAAGGGATAGAGGGGTTCATGCTCTTCGGTTCGCCGGACGGCCTGTGGATACGAATCAACAAAGAGGTTGCTGACAGGCTTACCTTTGCCAAGATATCACAATTCTGCTACGCCACGGCCAAGACGCTTATTCCCCAGGTAGACGCGGTGGCGTTCTTCTGGGCTGTGGGGGCTCCTGAGGTCGGTGGCGTTGAGATGATAGACCCGCTGGTGGAATGGGCGAAAGAGAAATTCAAAATCATCAGTGCCAAGGAACTGTACGATGATGAGGATGTAGACACCTTCTATGGCTGCACGATATGCAAGTCCCTGGCTCCAAACCACGCCTGTGTTCTCACACCCAGCTCTCTGCCTTACTGCGGCATCATAGGCTACGATTCCGCCAAGGTTACAGCGGAGCTGGACCCAGAGGGCTATGTTTTCACCATTCCCAAGGGCGAATGTCTAGACCCTGAGGTGGGACACTACAGTGGAGTGGACGAGGCCATATGGGAGAGGTGCAACCATCTGGTGAAGCGTGTGCATATTTACAGTAGCATAAAGTATCCCACCACCAACTGCGGCTGCTTCGAGGCGGCGTCCTTCTACATACCAGAAGTAGATGGCATTGGTCTAGCTATGCGGCGCTATACCAAGATGACGCCGCTCGGTATCAAGTTCTCCACTTTGGCAGGTCAGATTTCTGGCGGGTCGCAGAACCACGGGTTCAAAGGGCTTTCCATCGCCGGTATGGGCAGCAAGAATTTCCTCCGAGGCGATGGCGGCTGGAATCGCATAGTCTGGATGCCAGCCGAACTCAAGCGGGAAATAGCAGACGTCATACCGGAAGAGGTCTACGACAAGATTGTTACTGATGAGGAAACCATAGACCCCCTGGAGTTGAAGGAGCTGCTGGTGAAAAGAGGCCACCCGATAGTGAAGATGTTCTGGAAAGACGGCCAACCCCAGCCACTGAAGCTGCCCCTCCCGGGGGAAGACTGGCCTGATGATTGA